The sequence below is a genomic window from Perca flavescens isolate YP-PL-M2 chromosome 24, PFLA_1.0, whole genome shotgun sequence.
ACTTCAGACAGCTTCATGGTTTCTCGCATGTGTGGACTCTCATGTGTTTATGTAAAACTCCGCTTACTGCAAAGGCTTTCTCGCAGAGAGGGCAGCTATACGGCCTCTCTCCTGTGTGGGTTCTCATGTGTGTCTTTAAATGTCCACTCACTctaaaagctttcttacagacAGAGCAGCTAAACGGTTTTTcgcctgtgtggattctcatgtgtctaTCTAAATGTCCACTCACTGTAAAAGCTTTCTCGCAcactgagcagctaaatggtttctttcctgtgtggattctcatgtgtgccTGTAAATTTGCACTTTGTACAaaagttttcatacagactgagcagctatacgatttctctcctgtgtggattctcatgtgtttctgtaaactTCCACTCACTGTAAAAGTTTTCTCACAGACAATGCAGCTatatggtttctctcctgtgtggattctcatgtgtgccTTTAAATGTCCACTCTCTGTAAAAGCCTTCTCACAGAAtgagcagctaaaaggtttctctcctgtgtggattctcatgtgtctaTGTAAATGTCCATTCACTGTAAAAGCTTtgttacagactgagcagcagaatggtttttctcctgtgtggcctctcatgtgtttctgtaaatgtcCGCGTTGTATAAAAGCTTTCTGACAGATGGAGCAACTAAACGGTTTCTcccctgtgtggattctcatgtgtttctgtaaactTCCACTCACTGTAAAAGCTTTCATACAGAtggagcagctaaatggtttctctcctgtgtgggttctcatgtgtgtttgtaaatATCCATTCTCTGTAAAAGCTTTCGCACAGATTGAGCAGCTGAACGGCTTTTCTCCAGTGTggattttcatgtgtttttgtaaaCTTCCATTCACTGTAAAAGTTTTGTTACAGAgtaagcagctaaatggttttcCTCCTGTTTGAGATCTCGTGTGTGTCTTAAGATGTCCACTGGTGCCAAATCTTTTCAGACACTCTTTCTCACCAGTACTACATCTCAAATCGCTAACAGGGACTCCGTTATCattcagagagtttaaacctGAAAGAGGGTCTccggtctccttccaatcattACTGTCATCTGTCTCAGGTTCAGATGAGTCTCTAGTCTCGTACATATCTGGTTGTAAATGTGTATCTGGATCTGAGTTCATGGCTGggtctggtcctccacagtcttCTCCAACAGCTTCTACTCTCATCTGTTCAGGTttctcttcatcctcttcatTCTTCACATGGACAAGAGtaaatgggaacttggtgatatcagcctcctccggCCCTTCGAGCTGCTCTTCATCCTGACTGGCCTGgcgttcctcctgttcctctttaatgtggaGGGGCTCTGGGTCCTCCTGGTGCAGACTGGAGCTCCACTCCTGCTGCTGTTCTTCACCAACAATCACTTTCTGGATATCTGAAGGTAAAACTgaaccacaaacacaaacagccaTTAATGTTAAATTAACAATACTTTGCTAGTAGCTACATTCACTACAATAATGACATAGGTTCATGATGACATCATCTGCTTTACCTCGGGGTCCCATAGTCCATCATTCAATACTGAGAACAACTTGCCTGGCTGCTGACTTTTTAAGCCTAGAGCTAGTGCACTTCCTCTCCAAAAACGTATGCCTCCACTCTGCTCTTCAACCGGCTGTATAAGTTGAAGGTAGCTGGAAGGTAGGAAAACTATGCGGCACCAGATCAGAGAGGATTTCACCACAGTAACGGGACAAAATATTCTATTCGGTGCTGA
It includes:
- the LOC114550710 gene encoding zinc finger protein OZF-like — translated: MDRHRKRLGEVLKPKTKPLGEVLPSDIQKVIVGEEQQQEWSSSLHQEDPEPLHIKEEQEERQASQDEEQLEGPEEADITKFPFTLVHVKNEEDEEKPEQMRVEAVGEDCGGPDPAMNSDPDTHLQPDMYETRDSSEPETDDSNDWKETGDPLSGLNSLNDNGVPVSDLRCSTGEKECLKRFGTSGHLKTHTRSQTGGKPFSCLLCNKTFTVNGSLQKHMKIHTGEKPFSCSICAKAFTENGYLQTHMRTHTGEKPFSCSICMKAFTVSGSLQKHMRIHTGEKPFSCSICQKAFIQRGHLQKHMRGHTGEKPFCCSVCNKAFTVNGHLHRHMRIHTGEKPFSCSFCEKAFTESGHLKAHMRIHTGEKPYSCIVCEKTFTVSGSLQKHMRIHTGEKSYSCSVCMKTFVQSANLQAHMRIHTGKKPFSCSVCEKAFTVSGHLDRHMRIHTGEKPFSCSVCKKAFRVSGHLKTHMRTHTGERPYSCPLCEKAFAVSGVLHKHMRVHTCEKP